One Primulina huaijiensis isolate GDHJ02 chromosome 5, ASM1229523v2, whole genome shotgun sequence DNA segment encodes these proteins:
- the LOC140977719 gene encoding glutaredoxin-C9-like, whose amino-acid sequence MQQALPYQDWFAETTASGGRRGGSSTTPAGVNDAASVSRLVSENAVVVFARKDCCMCHVVKLLLHGHGVNPTVFDVDEANEDDVVNELSRIIGVDGSGNATRLQFPAVFVGGELFGGLENVMGAHISGELVPRLREARALWL is encoded by the coding sequence ATGCAGCAAGCCCTCCCATACCAAGATTGGTTCGCCGAAACCACCGCCTCCGGAGGCAGACGAGGAGGCTCCTCCACTACTCCGGCAGGAGTCAATGACGCCGCCAGTGTCAGTAGGCTTGTTTCTGAGAACGCAGTGGTGGTGTTCGCTAGAAAAGATTGCTGCATGTGCCACGTGGTCAAGCTCCTTCTTCACGGCCATGGCGTCAACCCGACGGTTTTCGACGTCGACGAGGCTAACGAAGACGACGTGGTCAACGAATTGTCTAGGATCATCGGCGTCGATGGATCGGGGAACGCCACGAGGCTGCAGTTCCCGGCTGTTTTTGTGGGCGGAGAACTGTTCGGAGGACTGGAGAATGTGATGGGCGCTCATATATCCGGCGAATTGGTGCCCAGATTAAGAGAAGCTCGAGCTCTGTGGCTCTGA